In Neorhizobium galegae, the following proteins share a genomic window:
- a CDS encoding Atu4866 domain-containing protein produces MAERLFRTPSGFRAPLAFAAFAVAFAFIATFTALAHDIKEEEKTMAEHPYAGMWVTEDNHIRHELLSNGRYVEARGTREKAYEGRYWVTGDHVDYKDDTGFTADGDFRDGVLYHAGMVLRRR; encoded by the coding sequence ATGGCTGAACGACTTTTTCGCACCCCTTCGGGTTTCCGAGCCCCGCTCGCGTTTGCCGCCTTTGCCGTGGCTTTCGCCTTCATCGCGACGTTTACGGCGCTTGCACACGACATCAAGGAAGAGGAGAAAACCATGGCTGAACATCCCTATGCGGGCATGTGGGTAACCGAAGACAATCACATCCGCCACGAGCTTTTGTCGAACGGCCGCTACGTGGAAGCGCGCGGCACGCGCGAAAAGGCCTATGAGGGCCGCTACTGGGTGACCGGCGATCATGTCGACTACAAGGACGACACCGGGTTCACCGCGGACGGGGATTTCCGCGACGGGGTGCTCTATCATGCGGGGATGGTGTTGAGGAGGCGGTGA
- a CDS encoding AraC family transcriptional regulator: MEKLDQLARLIAQSTDDDGVFETAIPRLSVIRMSKPTEPLHAIHQPAVCIIAQGAKQVMLADEIFRYSPGQYLVVSVDMPVTGQVIEATQEEPYLCLRLDLDLKLLSEMLVDMPAAPAVPTMRKKCIGLSHTTPEFLDAALRLAQLLDKPDEIAYLAPLIERELMFRLLRGDQAEMIRQILAPENRLQQVNRAISWIRQNFSSPFSIEQVAVEARMSTSSLHQHFREVTAMSPLQYQKQLRLQEARRLILGNAMDAATAAHQVGYDSPSQFSREYRRLFGAPPIQDITRLRSEPSRYAEA; the protein is encoded by the coding sequence ATGGAAAAACTCGACCAACTCGCCCGGCTGATTGCACAAAGCACCGATGACGATGGCGTATTCGAAACCGCGATCCCGCGCCTGTCGGTGATCCGCATGTCGAAGCCGACCGAACCGCTGCACGCCATCCACCAGCCGGCGGTGTGCATCATCGCGCAAGGGGCGAAACAGGTCATGCTGGCCGACGAGATCTTTCGCTACAGCCCCGGTCAGTATCTGGTCGTCTCGGTCGACATGCCCGTCACCGGACAGGTCATCGAGGCGACGCAGGAAGAGCCCTATCTCTGCCTGCGCCTCGATCTCGACCTGAAGCTGCTGAGCGAGATGCTGGTGGACATGCCGGCTGCGCCAGCTGTCCCGACCATGCGCAAGAAATGCATCGGCCTCAGTCACACCACGCCGGAATTCCTGGACGCCGCACTCCGCCTCGCCCAACTTCTCGACAAGCCCGACGAGATCGCCTATCTCGCACCGCTGATCGAGCGCGAACTGATGTTCCGGCTGCTGCGCGGCGATCAGGCCGAGATGATCCGCCAGATCCTCGCCCCTGAAAACCGGCTGCAGCAGGTCAATCGGGCGATTTCCTGGATCCGCCAGAATTTCTCCTCGCCCTTCTCGATCGAGCAGGTCGCGGTCGAAGCGCGCATGAGCACGTCCTCGCTCCACCAGCATTTTCGCGAAGTGACGGCGATGAGCCCGCTGCAATACCAGAAGCAGTTGCGCCTGCAGGAAGCCCGACGCCTCATCCTCGGCAATGCCATGGATGCCGCCACCGCCGCCCATCAGGTCGGCTATGACAGCCCCTCGCAGTTCAGCCGCGAATATCGCCGCCTGTTCGGCGCCCCGCCGATCCAGGACATCACCCGGCTCAGAAGCGAACCCTCCCGTTACGCCGAGGCCTGA
- a CDS encoding ArsR/SmtB family transcription factor, protein MVELQAHPIDTVFHALSDGTRRRMLRELAQGERTVSQLAEPHEMSLAAASKHIKVLEGAGLIRREIHGRTHFCRLEPGPLATAHEWLTFYERFWTNRLDILERLLREEDAQKSARDETRNNPLKSPAPRKSETEPETGEDQ, encoded by the coding sequence ATGGTTGAATTACAAGCACATCCGATCGATACGGTTTTCCACGCCCTCAGTGACGGCACGCGCCGCCGCATGCTCCGCGAACTGGCGCAGGGCGAGCGCACCGTCAGCCAATTGGCCGAGCCGCACGAGATGTCGCTCGCGGCGGCCTCGAAACACATCAAGGTGCTGGAAGGTGCCGGGTTGATCCGCCGCGAAATTCACGGCCGCACCCATTTCTGCCGCCTCGAACCCGGCCCGCTCGCGACCGCCCATGAGTGGCTCACCTTCTATGAGCGCTTCTGGACCAACAGGCTCGATATCCTGGAACGCCTTCTCAGGGAGGAGGACGCTCAAAAGAGCGCCCGGGACGAGACCCGGAATAATCCGTTGAAATCCCCTGCCCCACGGAAATCTGAAACTGAACCTGAAACGGGAGAAGACCAATGA
- a CDS encoding SRPBCC family protein, translated as MNDMTSLNKYGAVAEPFAFTIQRRLPGPIERIWAYLTDSDLRRQWLASGIIPAQAGSSFELTWRNDELAGSAEGRPEGFPAEHSIQSEVIAFEPPHRLVFSWPPRGEVSFELQPAGSEILLTVTHRRISDRRNMVMVGAGWHMHLDILVARATGAKPEPFWEGWSRLKEEYDRRIPA; from the coding sequence ATGAACGACATGACATCGTTGAATAAATACGGCGCTGTAGCCGAACCTTTCGCCTTCACCATCCAGCGCCGGCTGCCAGGTCCCATCGAGAGAATCTGGGCCTACCTCACCGACAGCGATCTTCGCCGCCAGTGGCTTGCATCGGGCATCATACCGGCACAGGCGGGCAGTTCCTTCGAACTCACCTGGCGAAACGACGAACTGGCCGGCTCGGCCGAAGGCAGGCCGGAAGGCTTTCCCGCCGAACACAGCATTCAGAGCGAGGTGATCGCGTTCGAGCCTCCACATCGCCTCGTCTTCTCCTGGCCGCCGCGCGGCGAGGTGAGCTTTGAGCTCCAGCCGGCCGGCAGCGAAATCCTGCTCACCGTCACGCATCGGCGGATTTCCGATCGCCGCAATATGGTCATGGTCGGCGCCGGCTGGCACATGCACCTCGACATCCTGGTCGCCCGGGCGACGGGCGCCAAGCCTGAACCGTTCTGGGAAGGCTGGAGCCGCCTCAAGGAAGAATACGACCGCCGCATCCCGGCCTGA
- a CDS encoding GFA family protein has product MSTLFTGGCACGALRYEISAEPAVMVDCQCRQCQRESGTGHASHLTFPSAAVKVEGNATHWEATGDGGTVKRRAFCPTCGSPVYMTFPAMPDYFVIRAGSLDDPSLYKPQFVTWHAAGHAWDHLDPALPKFENMPPA; this is encoded by the coding sequence ATGAGCACCCTTTTTACGGGCGGATGCGCCTGCGGCGCACTTCGTTATGAAATCTCCGCCGAACCGGCGGTCATGGTCGATTGCCAGTGCCGCCAGTGCCAGCGCGAAAGCGGCACCGGCCACGCCTCCCACCTCACCTTCCCAAGCGCTGCCGTCAAGGTCGAGGGCAATGCGACCCATTGGGAGGCGACCGGCGACGGCGGGACCGTCAAAAGGCGGGCCTTCTGCCCCACCTGCGGTTCGCCGGTCTACATGACGTTCCCAGCTATGCCGGATTACTTCGTCATCCGCGCCGGTAGCCTTGACGATCCAAGCCTGTACAAGCCGCAATTCGTGACCTGGCACGCCGCCGGCCACGCCTGGGACCATCTCGATCCGGCCCTGCCGAAATTCGAGAATATGCCACCGGCTTGA
- a CDS encoding alpha-glucosidase family protein, translating into MATQAVKAVDANWWRGAVIYQIYPRSFQDTNGDGIGDIKGITARLPHVASLGVDAIWLSPFFTSPMADMGYDVSDYCNVDPMFGTLTDFDEMMAEAERLGLKVIIDQVISHTSDRHPWFVESRSSRTNPKADWYVWADPKPDGTAPTNWLSIFGGPGWEWDGVRKQYYMHNFLIAQPDLNFHNPEVQNAMLDTVRFWLDRGVHGFRLDTVNYYFHDKQLRNNPPMVYDTDGAGMETDTNPYSMQNHLYDKTQPENIDFLKRLRALLDSYEGRATVGEVGDGPRSLSTLALYTTGNDKLHMCYTFDFLGPAFDAAYIRTVMTTVADTVSNGWVCWAFSNHDVVRHVTRFTKSAEEQDRVAKLSAILISTLRGSICLYQGEELGLTEAELSYEDLRDPYGIRFWPAFKGRDGCRTPMVWEASEPHAGFTTGSKTWLPVPGEHARRAVDAQEALPDSVLHHYRAALAFRKAHPPLIDGDMTFLDTNQDLLAFVREKGGETLLFVFNLTREPQNFTLPKRFGESLPVNLPGFVSRLEKGVVKLDALDVFCARV; encoded by the coding sequence ATGGCGACACAGGCGGTGAAGGCAGTCGATGCGAACTGGTGGCGCGGCGCGGTGATCTACCAGATCTATCCGCGCTCCTTTCAGGACACGAACGGCGACGGGATCGGAGACATCAAGGGCATTACCGCACGCCTGCCGCATGTCGCCTCGCTCGGTGTCGATGCGATCTGGCTCTCGCCTTTCTTCACCTCGCCGATGGCCGACATGGGCTACGACGTCTCCGACTACTGCAATGTCGACCCGATGTTCGGCACGCTCACCGACTTCGACGAGATGATGGCCGAGGCCGAGCGCCTGGGGCTGAAGGTGATCATCGACCAGGTGATTTCCCACACGTCCGACCGGCATCCGTGGTTCGTCGAAAGCCGATCCAGCCGCACCAATCCCAAGGCCGACTGGTATGTCTGGGCCGACCCGAAACCGGACGGCACGGCGCCCACCAACTGGCTGTCGATCTTCGGCGGGCCGGGCTGGGAGTGGGACGGGGTGCGCAAGCAATATTACATGCATAACTTCCTGATCGCCCAGCCGGACCTCAACTTCCACAATCCCGAGGTCCAGAACGCCATGCTGGACACGGTGCGCTTCTGGCTCGACCGCGGCGTGCACGGGTTCCGGCTCGATACGGTCAACTACTATTTCCACGACAAGCAACTGCGCAACAATCCGCCGATGGTCTACGACACCGACGGCGCGGGCATGGAGACGGATACCAATCCCTATTCCATGCAGAACCACCTTTATGACAAGACGCAGCCTGAAAATATCGACTTCCTGAAGCGGCTGAGAGCGCTGCTCGACAGCTACGAGGGGCGCGCGACGGTGGGCGAGGTGGGAGACGGGCCGCGTTCACTTTCGACGCTGGCGCTCTACACGACCGGCAACGACAAGCTGCACATGTGCTACACCTTCGATTTCCTAGGCCCTGCCTTCGATGCGGCCTATATCCGCACGGTGATGACGACGGTTGCCGATACCGTCAGCAATGGCTGGGTTTGCTGGGCCTTTTCCAACCATGACGTGGTGCGCCATGTGACCCGCTTCACCAAGTCTGCGGAGGAACAGGATAGGGTCGCAAAACTGTCGGCCATCCTGATTTCCACGCTGCGCGGCTCGATCTGCCTTTATCAGGGCGAGGAACTGGGACTGACCGAGGCGGAGCTTTCCTACGAAGATTTGCGCGACCCCTACGGCATCCGCTTCTGGCCGGCCTTCAAGGGGCGCGACGGATGCCGCACGCCGATGGTGTGGGAGGCAAGCGAACCACATGCGGGCTTCACCACGGGTTCGAAGACCTGGCTGCCGGTTCCGGGCGAACATGCGCGCCGTGCCGTCGATGCGCAGGAGGCGCTCCCGGATTCTGTGCTGCACCATTACCGGGCGGCACTCGCCTTCCGCAAGGCGCATCCGCCGCTCATCGACGGCGACATGACCTTCCTCGACACCAACCAGGACCTGCTCGCCTTCGTGCGCGAGAAGGGCGGGGAGACGCTGCTGTTCGTCTTCAACCTGACCCGCGAGCCGCAGAACTTCACCTTGCCGAAACGGTTCGGCGAAAGCCTGCCGGTTAACCTGCCCGGCTTCGTGTCGCGGCTCGAAAAGGGCGTGGTGAAGCTCGATGCTCTCGACGTGTTCTGCGCCCGGGTGTGA
- a CDS encoding sugar kinase: protein MGGRLLSIGECMVELSQAGEGLLRKGFAGDTFNTAWYARACLPAEWSVDYFTAVGDDPLSSEMLSMMRDAGIGTSFIRRIEGRTPGLYLITLKNGERTFSYWRDTAAAKKLADDADHLRAAIEAADILYFSGITLGILAPEAVETLLSELRRAKASGKTVAFDPNIRPRLWPNRDYMLKTIEAGARAASLVLPSFDDETTHFGDATVADTIARYHALGVENVVVKNGADGATLSFAGTATVHVPSVRADQLVDTTSAGDSFNGAFLSRLVRGTPPAQAAAYGASVASVVIGHHGALISPALLPG from the coding sequence TTGGGCGGACGGCTTCTTTCGATCGGCGAGTGCATGGTGGAGCTGTCGCAGGCGGGCGAAGGCCTGCTGCGCAAGGGCTTTGCCGGCGATACGTTCAACACCGCCTGGTATGCGCGCGCCTGCCTGCCGGCCGAATGGTCGGTGGATTATTTCACCGCCGTCGGCGACGATCCCCTGTCGAGCGAAATGCTGTCGATGATGCGGGATGCCGGCATCGGCACGAGCTTCATCCGCCGCATCGAAGGCAGGACGCCGGGCCTCTACCTGATCACGCTGAAGAACGGCGAACGCACTTTCAGCTACTGGCGCGACACCGCCGCCGCCAAAAAACTCGCCGACGATGCCGACCATCTGCGCGCGGCAATCGAAGCCGCCGACATCCTCTATTTCTCCGGCATCACTCTCGGCATCCTGGCACCCGAAGCGGTCGAAACGCTGCTGTCGGAACTGCGCCGCGCCAAGGCTTCCGGCAAGACGGTCGCCTTCGACCCGAACATCCGCCCCCGCCTCTGGCCGAACAGGGATTATATGCTCAAAACGATCGAGGCCGGCGCCCGCGCTGCCTCCCTCGTCCTGCCGAGCTTCGACGACGAAACCACCCATTTCGGCGATGCGACGGTGGCCGACACCATCGCCCGCTACCACGCGCTCGGCGTCGAAAACGTCGTGGTCAAGAACGGCGCGGATGGCGCGACGCTGAGCTTCGCCGGCACCGCCACCGTCCACGTCCCCTCCGTCAGGGCAGACCAGCTCGTCGACACCACCAGCGCCGGCGACAGCTTTAACGGGGCCTTCCTCTCACGCCTCGTCCGCGGCACCCCGCCGGCGCAGGCAGCGGCCTATGGTGCCTCGGTCGCCTCGGTCGTCATCGGCCACCACGGTGCGCTGATCAGCCCGGCGCTGCTGCCGGGGTAA
- a CDS encoding OsmC family protein translates to MISSTVELRNVAGTEAALGWAGSHTIVVDRPEGKAGGRNLGFNGGQLLALAIGGCFCNDLRYAAHEMNIDIEDIAVSVTLQLDGTPLVAVGAELDIICTSGDGADTRDLIERAKSVCTVANSVMRGFPVSFRVAG, encoded by the coding sequence ATGATTTCGTCGACCGTCGAGCTTCGCAACGTGGCCGGTACCGAGGCGGCGCTGGGCTGGGCCGGCAGCCATACGATCGTCGTCGACCGGCCGGAGGGCAAGGCCGGCGGGCGCAATCTCGGGTTCAATGGCGGGCAGCTGCTGGCGCTGGCGATCGGCGGGTGTTTCTGCAACGATCTGAGATACGCGGCGCACGAAATGAACATCGATATCGAGGATATCGCGGTCAGCGTCACCCTTCAGCTCGATGGCACGCCGCTGGTTGCCGTGGGTGCGGAGCTCGACATCATCTGCACCTCGGGCGATGGTGCCGACACGAGGGACCTGATCGAACGTGCCAAAAGCGTCTGCACGGTCGCCAATTCGGTAATGCGCGGGTTTCCGGTATCGTTCCGGGTCGCCGGCTGA
- a CDS encoding type II toxin-antitoxin system VapC family toxin: protein MMFIDASVIVAILKPEEDADEQMRRLDDAGGPFYVSPLVRMEASLSLARAKAEALGKDRRPTTEMVKGAGDAVDEFISALAAEDIAISSEIGIASRDVAVRYGKIVGHKAKLNLGDCFTYACASSIGQKIAYKGEDFIHTDMA, encoded by the coding sequence TTGATGTTTATCGACGCCTCGGTCATCGTTGCCATTCTGAAACCGGAAGAGGATGCCGACGAGCAGATGCGGCGCCTCGATGATGCGGGAGGGCCGTTTTACGTGTCTCCGCTCGTCAGGATGGAAGCCAGCCTGTCGTTGGCTCGGGCCAAGGCAGAGGCTTTGGGCAAGGATAGAAGGCCGACGACGGAGATGGTCAAGGGCGCCGGCGATGCTGTCGATGAGTTCATAAGCGCGCTTGCGGCAGAAGACATCGCGATCTCATCCGAGATCGGCATCGCGTCGCGCGACGTTGCCGTCCGTTACGGGAAGATCGTCGGCCACAAGGCCAAGCTCAATCTCGGCGACTGTTTCACTTATGCCTGCGCTTCGAGCATAGGGCAGAAAATCGCCTACAAGGGCGAGGATTTCATTCACACCGACATGGCGTGA
- a CDS encoding type II toxin-antitoxin system VapB family antitoxin: protein MPLFVRDEEIADMTVELQGLLKVPTKTEALRQALRHELERVRATVPVKERLAKARAMADALGPPNPGFDQKAFADDLWDDL from the coding sequence ATGCCGCTTTTCGTTCGTGACGAGGAAATCGCCGATATGACCGTCGAGCTGCAGGGGCTTTTGAAAGTCCCCACCAAGACCGAAGCGTTGCGCCAGGCCTTGCGCCACGAGCTGGAGCGGGTCAGGGCGACGGTGCCGGTCAAGGAGCGGCTGGCGAAGGCGCGGGCCATGGCCGATGCGCTGGGACCGCCCAATCCGGGCTTCGACCAGAAGGCATTCGCTGACGATCTCTGGGACGATCTTTGA
- a CDS encoding glycosyltransferase family 4 protein — MTRITIVTDAWYPQVNGVVRSIENTNRELAQMGVDVTMVTPQDFTSVPCPTYPEIRLSVATYWQIASAIQASMPTAVHIATEGPLGLLARRWCLKNNIPFSTSYHTRFPEYVSARFPIPVRWLHGFVRWFHNAGNGCMVATASLERELSKLGLKNLLRWSRGIDQTMFHPMDLDERPFDLPRPIFMTVGRVAVEKNLPAFLDLDLPGSKVVVGDGPARADLQKRYPNVLFTGMKTGEDLARAYAQADVFVFPSKTDTFGNTILEALASGVPVAAYPVTGPIDIIEEGSGAGALNEDLRVACLAALNCSREDARTLARNFTWEAASKQFLNNVMIAQGRPKLAAPRGGIRPSTV, encoded by the coding sequence ATGACAAGAATAACCATCGTGACGGATGCCTGGTACCCTCAGGTGAACGGCGTCGTCCGTTCGATCGAGAATACCAATCGGGAACTTGCCCAGATGGGCGTCGACGTGACGATGGTGACGCCGCAGGATTTCACCAGCGTTCCCTGCCCCACCTATCCGGAAATCCGTCTCTCGGTCGCCACCTACTGGCAGATCGCCAGCGCCATCCAGGCGTCGATGCCGACCGCCGTGCATATCGCAACCGAAGGTCCGCTTGGGCTGCTTGCCCGCCGCTGGTGCCTCAAGAACAACATCCCCTTCTCGACCAGCTATCACACCCGTTTTCCGGAATATGTGTCGGCGCGCTTCCCCATCCCGGTCCGCTGGCTGCATGGCTTCGTGCGCTGGTTCCACAATGCCGGCAACGGCTGCATGGTCGCGACCGCCAGTCTCGAGCGCGAACTGTCCAAGCTCGGCCTCAAAAACCTGCTGCGCTGGAGCCGCGGCATCGACCAGACCATGTTCCACCCGATGGATCTCGACGAGCGGCCCTTCGATCTGCCGCGCCCGATCTTCATGACCGTCGGCCGCGTCGCGGTGGAAAAGAACCTGCCCGCCTTCCTCGATCTCGACCTGCCCGGCTCCAAGGTCGTGGTCGGCGACGGCCCGGCGCGCGCCGACCTGCAGAAGCGGTATCCGAACGTGCTCTTCACCGGCATGAAGACCGGCGAGGATCTTGCCCGCGCCTATGCCCAGGCCGACGTCTTCGTTTTCCCGTCGAAGACCGACACGTTCGGCAACACGATCCTCGAGGCGCTGGCAAGCGGCGTCCCGGTCGCCGCCTACCCCGTCACCGGTCCGATCGACATCATCGAGGAGGGTTCCGGCGCCGGCGCACTCAACGAGGATCTTCGCGTGGCCTGCCTTGCCGCGCTGAACTGCTCGCGCGAAGATGCCCGGACGCTTGCCCGTAACTTCACGTGGGAAGCCGCGTCGAAGCAGTTTTTGAACAATGTGATGATCGCGCAAGGGCGGCCGAAGCTGGCCGCGCCACGGGGTGGAATTCGGCCTTCGACGGTATGA
- the der gene encoding ribosome biogenesis GTPase Der: protein MSFTVAIVGRPNVGKSTLFNRLVGKKLALVDDTPGVTRDRRPGDAKLIDLKFTIIDTAGLEEAGPETLEGRMRAQTEAAVDDADLTLFVVDAKFGLTPLDKTFGELLRRSGKPVVLVANKSEARGSDAGFYDAYTLGLGEPVPISAEHGQGMIDLRDAIVEALGEERAFPEADDEAETNIDVRDSDFAGDADEEVEPEYDETKPLRVAIIGRPNAGKSTLINRFLGEDRLLTGPEAGITRDSISVEWEWRGRTIKMFDTAGMRKKARVQEKLEKLSVADALRSIRFAETVVIVFDATIPFEKQDLQLVDLVLREGRAAVLAFNKWDLVEDTQAVLADLREKTERLLPQARGLRAVPISGQTGYGLDKLMQSIIDTDKVWNKRISTARLNRWLDGVQTQHPPPAVSGRRLKLKYMTQVKARPPAFMVSCTRPDALPESYVRYLINGLRADFDIPGVPIRMHFKAGENPFEGRKKKR from the coding sequence ATGAGCTTCACCGTCGCCATCGTCGGACGCCCGAATGTCGGCAAGTCCACGCTTTTCAATCGCCTGGTTGGAAAGAAGCTGGCGCTTGTCGACGACACGCCGGGCGTCACCCGCGACCGCCGTCCGGGCGACGCGAAGCTCATCGACCTGAAATTCACGATCATCGATACCGCCGGCCTCGAAGAGGCCGGGCCGGAGACGCTCGAAGGCCGCATGCGCGCCCAGACCGAGGCCGCGGTCGATGACGCCGACCTGACGCTGTTCGTGGTCGACGCCAAGTTCGGCCTGACGCCGCTCGACAAGACGTTCGGCGAGCTCTTGCGCCGCAGCGGCAAGCCGGTCGTGCTGGTCGCCAACAAGTCGGAAGCGCGCGGCTCCGATGCCGGTTTCTACGACGCCTATACGCTGGGCTTGGGCGAACCGGTGCCGATCTCGGCCGAGCACGGCCAGGGCATGATCGACCTGCGCGATGCGATCGTCGAGGCGCTCGGCGAGGAACGGGCGTTTCCGGAGGCCGACGACGAGGCGGAGACCAATATCGACGTCCGCGATTCCGATTTTGCCGGTGACGCCGACGAAGAGGTCGAACCGGAATACGACGAGACCAAGCCGCTGCGCGTCGCCATCATCGGCCGACCGAATGCCGGAAAGTCGACGCTGATCAACCGGTTTCTCGGCGAAGATCGGCTGCTGACCGGCCCGGAAGCGGGCATTACCCGCGACAGTATCTCTGTCGAATGGGAATGGCGCGGCCGCACCATCAAGATGTTCGACACCGCCGGCATGCGCAAGAAGGCGCGCGTCCAGGAGAAGCTCGAAAAGCTCTCGGTCGCGGATGCGCTGCGCTCGATCCGGTTCGCCGAGACGGTGGTGATCGTCTTCGACGCGACCATTCCGTTCGAGAAGCAGGACCTGCAGCTCGTCGACCTGGTGCTGCGTGAAGGCCGGGCCGCGGTGCTCGCCTTCAACAAGTGGGATCTCGTCGAGGACACGCAGGCGGTGCTCGCGGACCTGCGCGAAAAGACCGAGCGGCTGCTGCCGCAGGCGCGGGGCTTGCGCGCCGTGCCGATTTCCGGCCAGACGGGCTACGGGCTCGACAAGCTGATGCAGAGCATCATCGACACCGACAAGGTGTGGAACAAGCGCATCTCGACCGCCAGGCTCAACCGCTGGCTCGACGGCGTGCAGACCCAGCATCCGCCACCGGCCGTCTCCGGACGCCGCCTGAAGCTCAAGTACATGACCCAGGTGAAGGCCCGCCCGCCGGCCTTCATGGTGTCCTGCACCAGGCCCGACGCGCTGCCGGAAAGTTATGTGCGCTACCTGATCAATGGTTTGCGCGCCGATTTCGATATTCCGGGCGTGCCGATCCGCATGCATTTCAAGGCGGGTGAAAATCCGTTCGAGGGGCGCAAGAAGAAGCGGTAG
- a CDS encoding tetratricopeptide repeat protein, with amino-acid sequence MAQDDDSFIREVNEELRSDQFRGAWQRYGRVVIGVAVLIVVGTAGYRGYEYWDTHNSSQSGDRFLAALKLASENKSDEALSAFAALEKDGTGAYPVLAKLRAGSVQQSKGDTAGAIATFSAVGKDNAAPQSMRDLARMRAAWLLIDNGTYEQVAAEVQPMAVPANPLANSAREALGLAAYKAGNFAQAKEWFQQIANDASAPRNVANRAQIMLDNIASSGKAP; translated from the coding sequence ATGGCGCAGGACGACGACAGTTTTATTCGCGAAGTGAACGAGGAACTTCGCTCCGATCAGTTCAGGGGTGCATGGCAGCGTTACGGCAGGGTCGTGATCGGTGTGGCCGTGCTGATCGTCGTCGGAACGGCCGGCTATCGCGGTTACGAATACTGGGACACGCATAATTCCTCGCAGTCCGGCGACCGTTTTCTCGCAGCCCTGAAGCTTGCCTCGGAAAACAAGAGCGACGAGGCGCTCTCCGCCTTCGCAGCGCTCGAAAAGGACGGCACCGGCGCCTATCCCGTGCTCGCCAAGCTGCGCGCCGGTTCGGTGCAGCAGTCGAAGGGCGACACGGCCGGGGCGATCGCCACCTTCTCGGCAGTCGGCAAGGACAACGCAGCGCCGCAGTCGATGCGCGACCTTGCCAGGATGCGCGCCGCATGGCTGCTGATCGACAACGGCACCTATGAACAGGTGGCCGCCGAAGTGCAGCCGATGGCGGTGCCCGCCAACCCGCTTGCCAATTCCGCCCGCGAGGCGCTTGGTCTTGCCGCCTACAAGGCCGGCAACTTCGCGCAAGCCAAGGAATGGTTCCAGCAGATTGCCAATGATGCCTCCGCGCCGCGCAACGTTGCCAACCGCGCGCAGATCATGCTCGACAACATCGCCTCCTCCGGCAAGGCGCCCTGA
- a CDS encoding polysaccharide deacetylase: MRSLALPLVLCLLAAPFAANAADNTAGKPKQLVMVSFDGAGANNLWQRSRDLALRTNAHFTYFLSCTLVIERANAKSYQGPNEKPGKSNIGFAQTAAEARERLGHVWQAHLEGHDISSHTCGHFDGKDWTAADWTAEFSTFHDVLTDAWKTSGAGSEEPPGWRNFVATGITGFRAPYFSISPGLVEAERRAGIRYDASLVSKGPMMPEEKGGLIRFGLPLIPEGPAGRPIIAMDYNLFIRHSGGIDNPSSSAEFEERAYSAFKAAFDKEYDGDRIPLQIGLHFVEMNGGAYWRAMERLVTEVCGREDVACVSYSEAIRLIREREKPRVASGL; encoded by the coding sequence ATGCGTTCGCTTGCCCTTCCCCTCGTCCTCTGTCTTCTCGCCGCGCCCTTCGCAGCCAATGCCGCCGACAATACCGCTGGCAAGCCGAAACAGCTGGTGATGGTCTCCTTCGACGGCGCCGGCGCCAACAATCTCTGGCAGCGCAGCCGCGATCTCGCCCTGCGCACCAATGCCCATTTCACCTATTTCCTCTCCTGCACGCTGGTTATCGAGCGCGCCAATGCCAAAAGCTATCAGGGGCCGAACGAGAAGCCCGGCAAATCGAATATCGGCTTTGCCCAGACGGCTGCCGAGGCCCGCGAAAGACTTGGCCACGTCTGGCAGGCGCATCTCGAAGGCCACGATATTTCCAGCCACACCTGCGGTCATTTCGACGGCAAGGACTGGACGGCGGCCGATTGGACCGCCGAGTTCAGCACCTTCCACGACGTGTTGACCGATGCCTGGAAGACATCAGGCGCCGGATCGGAGGAACCTCCAGGCTGGAGGAATTTCGTCGCGACCGGGATCACCGGTTTCCGCGCTCCCTATTTTTCCATCAGTCCCGGCCTGGTCGAAGCCGAAAGACGGGCCGGCATCCGCTATGACGCCAGCCTCGTCAGCAAGGGGCCGATGATGCCGGAGGAAAAAGGCGGCCTGATCCGCTTCGGACTGCCGCTTATCCCGGAAGGTCCGGCGGGTCGGCCGATCATCGCCATGGACTACAACCTCTTCATCCGCCATTCCGGCGGCATCGACAATCCGAGCAGTTCCGCCGAATTCGAGGAACGCGCCTACTCCGCCTTCAAGGCCGCCTTCGACAAGGAGTATGACGGCGACCGCATCCCCCTCCAGATCGGCCTGCATTTCGTCGAAATGAACGGCGGCGCCTATTGGCGGGCAATGGAACGGCTGGTGACCGAGGTCTGCGGGAGAGAGGACGTCGCCTGCGTGAGTTATTCGGAGGCGATCAGGCTGATCCGCGAACGGGAAAAGCCACGGGTGGCGTCGGGGCTGTAG